GAGCACCTCTCGATCGCCCTGCTGACCCACGGACACGTCCTCCTCGAGGGCGTCCCGGGCGTCGCCAAGACGACTCTGGCCAACGTCTTCGCCCGCGCGACGGGCCTGGAGTACACCCGCATCCAGATGACGCCGGACATCCTCCCGGCGGACATCACCGGCAGCGCCGTCTACCGCGAGGGGACCGGCGAGTTCGAGCTGCGGAAGGGCCCGGTGTTCGCGAACGTCGTCGTCGCCGACGAGATCAACCGCGCGACGCCGAAGGCCCAGTCGGCCCTGCTGGAGGCCATGGCCGAGTCCCAGGTCTCCATCGAGGGGGAGACGCTCGCCCTGCCCGTGCCGTTCATGGTCGTCGCCACGCAGAACCCCATCGAGATGGAGGGCACCTTCGAGCTCCCGGAGGCCCAGCGCGACCGCTTCCAGCAGAAGCTGACCGTCGACCTGCCCGACCGGGCGGCCGAGCGGGAGATCGTCGACCGCTTCGACGACGCACCGTCGCTGGGCGCGGACGACGTCGAGCAGGTCGTCACCCCGGCGGAGATCCGCGAGGCGCGCGAGGCCGTCGCGGACGTCCACGTCGACGACGCCGTCCGGGAGTACCTCCTCGACGTGGTGGCCGCGACGCGGGACCACCCGGACGTGGTCCACGGGGCGTCCCCGCGCGCGTCGATCGCCTTCCTCAACACGGCCAAGGCCCGGGCCGCCATCGACGGCCGCGACTACGTCATTCCGGACGACGTCAAGGCGCTGGCCGAACCGGTCCTGATCCACCGGCTGGTGCTGGGCACCGACGCCGACCTCAGCGACGTGACGCCCGCGGCGGTCGTCCGATCGGTCCTCGAGTCCGTGACGCCGCCCGGCGGCGACCCCGACCGCTCGACCACCTCGGCCGACCGGGCGGCGAGCGACGGCGGCGTGACCGACGACGGCGCGTAGAGCGGGACGGCGCGTCGGGCGGCGAGTCCTTCGTAGCTGTGATGCGTTCTACACCCGCCGTCACTCTGTTCTCCGCCTCGATTCGCGGATCCGTCGATGCTGCTCCCCGTATCTGACGCCACGTATCAAGCCTGATAATTAAATCAGTGATACCGTATGACTGTTTTCGCGTGATGAAAACGCTCGAATGACGTTTATTATCTGGGGTTGAGGTGCTAGGTATGGAAGATGGAACGAAGTCGGTCTCTATTCTTGTTATCGATGATGACTCCGACGTCGCGGAACTGACGGCACGGTCCCTCGAGCGTCGTCGGGACCGGTTCTCAGCCGATGTAACTACCGACGCACGCGACGGGCTAGATCTGCTGGACGACGGGGACTTTGACTGCGTCGTCTCCGACTACAAGATGCCGGACATGGACGGCCTCGCTCTGCTTGCGTCTGTGCGAAAGGAGTACGGTGACCTCCCGTTCGTCCTCTTTACCGGCCACGGTGGAACAGACATAGCGAGCGAGGCAATCGCACGCGGCGCCACCGACTACCTCCGGAAGGAGCCCGGGCCGGAGCGCCTTGAACTGCTCGCCGAACGCGTCGAAGACGCCGTCCGGAAACACCGAGCTACTGAGCGGATCGACGGGCTCGAGCGTGCCCTGTCCGTCAGTCAGGCAGTCCATCGGACGCTGATGGAGTCGGGGACACGAAGTGAGATCGAACGGGAGATCTGTGAGGCTCTCGTCGACGCCGGACCGTATGCCAGTGCGTGGATCGACGACCGCGATCCAGAATCCAGCGACGACGAACCACGGGCGAAGTCCGGTATCGACCGCGGAGGGCCCGGCCTGAGGGGACCATCGACCGACGGGCCTGACGTCGGTGGCACCGGCGCTCGAGCGGCAATTCAGACCCGAGATACAGACGTCGGGGAGGGCGTCCAGGACGCTGACGAACCGGCGCAGACGGTAGCCCCCGATCTGGACGGTGGTTCAGTCGTGGCCGTTCCCCTCGACCACGACGGGACGCGGTACGGTGACCTGTACGTGTACGCGGACGGGCCTGCTGCCTTCGATCTGTCTGAACGTGATCTGCTGACGGAACTCGGCAGTGACATCGCTCGCGCGCTCGACCGCGCCGAAACGAAGACGGAGCGAGCGCAGTACGAGCGGGTCGTGGAGGCCCTCCCGATCGGGGTATTTCGAACGGTGTCCGAGCCCGACGGCGAGATTGTCGATGCAGACCAGACCCTCGCTGAAACCTTCGGCCGCGATTCGGCCGAGGCTCTGCTCGGATGCGAGCTCGGGGACCTCTTTCGCCAGGACGGGGACGGGGACTCATTCGGGGAGCGATTCGACGGCGAAGGTGTCGTCGGCGAAGTAGAGCGCTGCCACGAGACGGCGGACGGCGACGAGGTCCAGTTGTCAGTCACCGCAGTGCGTACCGAGGTCGACGGCCAGGCGTACTTCGACGGGGCTGTCCGCGACGTCACCCACCACAGAGAGCGGCAGTCGAAACTCCGTCAGTTCCGGAGTGCAGTCGAGCACGCCGGGCACGTCGTCTTGATCACGGACGCCGACGGGCAGATCGAATACGTCAACGACGCGTTCGAGGACGTGACGGGATACGACGCCGCCGAAGCGGTCGGCGAGACGCCGCGGCTGCTCAACTCCGGAGAGCACGACGAGGGGTTCTACGAGGATCTGTGGTCGACGATCAGCGACGGCGACGTCTGGCAGGGTGAGATCGTCAACGAGCGCAAGGACGGCAGCCAGTACGTGATCGACCAGACCATTGCACCGATCAAGCACGGCGACGAGGTCGACGGATACGTCGCTATCAACCGCGACGTGACGACGCTCAAGGAGTACGAGCGCGAACTCGAGGCGCAAAACGAGCGGCTCAAGCGGTACGGCCACAACGTCGCGCACGATCTCAGGAACCCGCTGACGCGGTTGAACGGAGAGATCGACAGGATCCAGGCGGCGCTGGGCGGCGAAGTCGATCCCGACGCCGCGCGAGCGGGCAGTCGGCGGATCTCCGACATCGTCGGCGAGATGGAGACGCTGATCGACGACCTGCTGGCGATGGCCGAGCTGGGGCAACTGGTGATCGACCCCGAGCGGATCTCCCTCGAGGGCGTCGCGCGAGAGGCGTGGCGGCAAGTCGATACCGAGGCCGCCGAGCTGACGGTTCAGGACGCTGCCGTTCGGGCGGACCACGACCGGCTTCGGGAACTCCTCTCGAACCTGTTCCGGAACGCCGTCGAACACGCCGGTCCCGACGTCCGAGTCCGGGTGGCTCCGCTCGACCGCGACGAGGGATTCCTCGTCGAAGACGACGGGCCGGGCATCTCTCCGGACGAGCGTGACCGAGTGTTCGATCGCGGGTTCACGACCAGCGACGACGGGACCGGGTTCGGACTGGCGATCGTCGAGCAGATCGCGGAGGCCCACGGCTGGACGACGGTCGTGGTCGACGGCTCCGACGGCGGGGCGCGCTTCGAGTTCCGCGACGTCGATCAGCCCTGATCCCGCGGACCGGGACTCGCTCTACCCGCTCGGCCGCGAGGCCACCGGACTCGGCAGGCGCCTGCGGCCGGCATGGCCCGGTGCGGGCCAGTACGCCTGTCACCGTCGCTCAAAGCCGGTTTTGATCGAAGCGAGTCTTGACTATCGCTCCCGCGGAACCGGTCTCGTATGCAACGACGCGAACTGCTCGCTGCGACGGCCGGTGCCGCTGCGGCTGCGGTGTCCGGCTGCCTCGGAATGGACGGCGGAAGCGCCGCCGCACAGACGGGAACGCCGACGGTCGAACGCCATACCTCGCGATCGATCGTCGTCAGCAACACCGGCGAGGCGCGGGGCGACCCCGACCTCGCGGTCCTGAACGTGGCCGTGGAGGCCAGCGGCGACGCCGCGAGCGACGTGCGCGACGAACTGGCCACCCGGGCGGACGAGCTGCGCCAGGCGCTGCTCGACTTCGGCCTCGAGGAGGACGCCGTGACGACTGAGGACTTCTACATCCGCGAGCGGCACGACCGCCGGGCGATGGAGGAGGAGGGCGTCCGCCCGGGTTCCGAGGAGGCCGAGGAGTACGTCACCTACCAGGGAACCCACGCCTTCAGGGCCGAGGTTTCGACGATCGACGACGTCGGAGCGGTGATCGACGCGGCCGTCGACGGCGGGGCCGACCGGGTCGGCCGGGTGACGTTCACGCTCTCGGACGAGAAGCGGGCGACCCTCAGGGAGGAGGCGATCCGGGCGGCGATCCAGGGGGCGCGCGCCGAGGCCGAGACGGTCGCGGACGAGATCGGCGCGTCGATCGACGAGGCGACCGTCGTCGACACCGCCGGCGGCGGGGTCACGCCCGTCCAGCGCGAGGTGTCCTACGCCGCTGACGCGGCCGCGACGGCGACGGAGGCCGCGTCGACCGGCGTGGAACCCGGCGAGGTGACCGTCACCGCCAGCGTCGAGGTCCGGTACGCCATCGAGTGAGGCCGGGTTGTTAATTCAGGAATCTACCGCAGTTGAGTCACGCCGGATCCGGAATCTCGGCCAGATCGACGAACATGAGTCTCGGATACCCCTCCGTACTTTCACTCGCCACGAATCCATGTCGCTCGTAGAAATCGACCACGTCCTCCTGGGCGTGCAGCAGGAGAACGCGAAACGGGATGTCGGCCTGTTTGCTCCGCGCGATAGCGCGAAAGAGTAGAAATCGTCCCAGTCCCCGATCCTGATACTCTTCTGCGACGGCCAGATGTCCGAGAAGATACGCCGGCACGTCGTACGGATAGCTGGACAGTTCGTCGACGCTGTCCATCTCGCTTCCCTGATAGTCGGCATCGCGAAGTGCGTTAGCGGAGAGCGAGAAGAATGCCGCCAGCTCACCCTCAAAGTACACTAGTCTCGTTACGCCAAACTGCTCCTCGTGGTACTCGTCGACCTCATCAGTGTTGATGAACTCGTGAAACCAGTCTTTCCCACAGTCGAATTCGGGTAGCTCCCCGTCTATGTCCGGATACGGAACTATCTCCGTACGCGATGCGATGTCCTCTGTCTCGTCAGCCACAGCGCAGTATTGCCCCGCATACGAACAAAAATACTAGTCTTCTTCTTCGATTAGCTCCATGTGCCTGAGGACGCCGTTCTCAACGTCCTCGGGGAGCTCGAATTCGTCTAGCTCCTCGCGGAACCGGGCGAATTCCTCCTCGTCGAGCGAGGGGACTGGTTTCGGGAACGCCATTCGTATCGCATTCTTTCGTCTGATACCACTTAACTATTCGCGACACGAGGCCTCACGACGGCAGAGCCCGAAGCATTCGTTCTGCTGAGCGTTGCGCAGTTTTCTCGACCGGCGTCGTTCCGTCAGTTTCGGCCGTAAAACCCCCCAGGAGTGGCTCTCTCCCGGCGTATCACTCGACTCCGGCCGTCTCGAGTGCCCGGTCCAGCGACATAGACCGAGCGCTTAAGGCCCCCGCGAAACGACGCTCTCCGGACTCCCGTGCCAGCAATTCACATCGAGGGACTACAGAAGGCGTACGGCGACGTCAGGGCGGTCGACGGGCTCTCGCTGGAGATCGGCGAGGGCGAGCTGTTCGGCCTGCTCGGGCCCAACGGGGCCGGGAAGACCACGACGATGGAGGTCCTGACCGGCCAGCTCGTGCCGGACGGCGGCACCGTTTCGGTGCTGGGCGTCGACCCGGCCGAGCGGCCGACGGCGGTCCGCGAGCGGGTCGGGATCCTGCCCGAGAAGGAGTCGCCGCCGAGCTTCGTGACGCCGCGCGAGTACTTCGCCTTCGTCGGCGCGATTCGCGGGCTCGACGAGGAGCGGGTCGACGAGCGGACGGCGACGTGGGCCGATCGGCTCGGCTTCGCCGAGCAGCTGGACACGCTCTCCTCGGACCTCTCGCGTGGCCAGCAGCAGAAGGTCATGATCGTCGGCGCGTTCCTCCACGAGCCGGACCTGGTGTTCATCGACGAGCCGCTGGCCAACCTCGACCCGATCGTCCAGGAGCGGGTCAAGCGGTTCCTCCGCGAGTACCGGGCCGCCGGCAACACGCTCGTCCTCACGACGCACGACGTGGACGTGGCGGCCGAGCTGTGCTCGCGCGTGGGCGTCGTCTACGGCGGCGAGCTCGTGGCCGACGTCCGGCCGTCGGAGCTGGCCGACGGCGAGCGCCTGCTGGACGTCTTCCTCGACCGCGTGGACGCGAGCGTCGAGGCGGACGGTCCCGCGCGCCGGGTGAGCCATGACTGACGGGCGGACGCGTCGCCTCTTCGTCGAGATGCTCCGGGAGGAGTGGCGGCTCCACGACCGCCTGTTCCGCGGGCGGCGGTTCGAGCTGTTCCCGCTGGTCGTCGCCGCCCTCGTCGCCGGCGCGGGGGCGCTGCTGGTCGCCACCGGCACGACGCCCGACGCCGTCGTCGCCGGCCTCCACGCGCTGGCGTTCGTCTTCGGGCTCCACACCGGCTCCATCGGCTTCGTCGGGCGGGACGCGCTCCGGAACCTGCTGGGCGACGTGACGCTGCTGGTCTTCTCCGCCCGGACGCTGCCGCTCTCGCGGCCGCGGGTCCTGGCCGTCTTCGTCGTCAAGGACGTCGTCTACTACGCCGTGCTCTTCCTGCTCCCGATCGCAGCCGGCGCCACGCCGACGCTCGTCGGCGGCGGCGGTGCCGTCGAGGGCATCGGAGCGGCGGTCGGGACCGCCCTCCTGCTGTGGGCGACCCTGACGCTGACGTTCGTCCTCGGTCTGGGCACGACGATCGCGGCCATCGGGCTCGCCCGGCGAGGGGTTCACGGGCTGGCGCTGGCGGCCGCCGTCACCGCGGGGGTCGGCGCCGCGTGGGCCGGCGGCGTCAACCTGGCCGCCTACACCCCGTACGGCGCGTTCCGCTCGCCGACGTTGCTCCGCGCCGGGACGTCGCTGGCCGTTCTCGGAGCGGTGTTCGCCCTCGCGGCGGCGACGTTCGACGCGACCGGCCGCGAACGCGCCCGCACCGCGGGGCCCGCCTTCCGCCGCTGGCTCGACCGGGTCGGCGAGCCGCTGGCGACCCGGACGCTGCTGGACGTCCACCGCAGCTCCGGCGGCTTCGGGAAGGTGCTGTTCTCGGCGGCGGTCCTCTTCGGCGTCACCGCCGGCCTGGTCGACCTGGCCGGCCGGATCACGGGCGTCGCGCCGTCGGTCGGCGTCTCGTTCGGGGCCGTCCTCGGGCTCTCGGGGTTCACCACGTACAACTGGCTCACGCAGGCGGACGGCGTCGACGCCTCCCTGGTCCACCCGGTGACGACCGCCGACGTCCTCGACGCGAAGTTCAGGGCCTTCCTGCTGCTGGGCCCGCTCGTCGGACTGGGGTTCTACGCGGCCGCGCTCGCCTGGCGCGGCGGTCCGCTCGCCGAGGCGGTCGTCGGCGCCGCGCTGCTCGTCGGCGTCGCCTGCTACGTCTTCGGGACGACCGTCTACCTCGCCGGGCTCTCGCCGGACGAGCTCCTCTTCGACGGCGCGCTGTTCGCCGTCTTCGGCGCCGCCACGGCCGTCCCGCTGGTCCCGGTCCTCGTCGCCGGGTTCGCGCTCGCGCCGCTCTCCGCGGGGCTGCTCGCCGCGCTCGGCGCCGGCGGCGTCTGCCTCGGCCTCGCCGGCGTCGGGCTCTACCGGCGCGCGCGGCCGAAGTGGACGGCCCGCTATCGGAACGGTGCCTGATCGGGCCGGAGGGGTGCTCGTCGCGGTGCCGCCCGGGTCCGTCAGCGCCCGTCCAGCGTCAGTTCCCCGCGCGCGGACAGCGTTCCCTCCGAATCGACGTCGACGGTGAGCGCGAAGACCGCGCCCTGCCACTCGTCTAGTCGCACCCCGCCCACGTCCTCG
This genomic interval from Halomicrobium urmianum contains the following:
- a CDS encoding AAA family ATPase; its protein translation is MTDPAGLHEAIDEEVSTVLVGTDDLVEHLSIALLTHGHVLLEGVPGVAKTTLANVFARATGLEYTRIQMTPDILPADITGSAVYREGTGEFELRKGPVFANVVVADEINRATPKAQSALLEAMAESQVSIEGETLALPVPFMVVATQNPIEMEGTFELPEAQRDRFQQKLTVDLPDRAAEREIVDRFDDAPSLGADDVEQVVTPAEIREAREAVADVHVDDAVREYLLDVVAATRDHPDVVHGASPRASIAFLNTAKARAAIDGRDYVIPDDVKALAEPVLIHRLVLGTDADLSDVTPAAVVRSVLESVTPPGGDPDRSTTSADRAASDGGVTDDGA
- a CDS encoding PAS domain S-box protein, which gives rise to MEDGTKSVSILVIDDDSDVAELTARSLERRRDRFSADVTTDARDGLDLLDDGDFDCVVSDYKMPDMDGLALLASVRKEYGDLPFVLFTGHGGTDIASEAIARGATDYLRKEPGPERLELLAERVEDAVRKHRATERIDGLERALSVSQAVHRTLMESGTRSEIEREICEALVDAGPYASAWIDDRDPESSDDEPRAKSGIDRGGPGLRGPSTDGPDVGGTGARAAIQTRDTDVGEGVQDADEPAQTVAPDLDGGSVVAVPLDHDGTRYGDLYVYADGPAAFDLSERDLLTELGSDIARALDRAETKTERAQYERVVEALPIGVFRTVSEPDGEIVDADQTLAETFGRDSAEALLGCELGDLFRQDGDGDSFGERFDGEGVVGEVERCHETADGDEVQLSVTAVRTEVDGQAYFDGAVRDVTHHRERQSKLRQFRSAVEHAGHVVLITDADGQIEYVNDAFEDVTGYDAAEAVGETPRLLNSGEHDEGFYEDLWSTISDGDVWQGEIVNERKDGSQYVIDQTIAPIKHGDEVDGYVAINRDVTTLKEYERELEAQNERLKRYGHNVAHDLRNPLTRLNGEIDRIQAALGGEVDPDAARAGSRRISDIVGEMETLIDDLLAMAELGQLVIDPERISLEGVAREAWRQVDTEAAELTVQDAAVRADHDRLRELLSNLFRNAVEHAGPDVRVRVAPLDRDEGFLVEDDGPGISPDERDRVFDRGFTTSDDGTGFGLAIVEQIAEAHGWTTVVVDGSDGGARFEFRDVDQP
- a CDS encoding SIMPL domain-containing protein, with amino-acid sequence MQRRELLAATAGAAAAAVSGCLGMDGGSAAAQTGTPTVERHTSRSIVVSNTGEARGDPDLAVLNVAVEASGDAASDVRDELATRADELRQALLDFGLEEDAVTTEDFYIRERHDRRAMEEEGVRPGSEEAEEYVTYQGTHAFRAEVSTIDDVGAVIDAAVDGGADRVGRVTFTLSDEKRATLREEAIRAAIQGARAEAETVADEIGASIDEATVVDTAGGGVTPVQREVSYAADAAATATEAASTGVEPGEVTVTASVEVRYAIE
- a CDS encoding GNAT family N-acetyltransferase; its protein translation is MADETEDIASRTEIVPYPDIDGELPEFDCGKDWFHEFINTDEVDEYHEEQFGVTRLVYFEGELAAFFSLSANALRDADYQGSEMDSVDELSSYPYDVPAYLLGHLAVAEEYQDRGLGRFLLFRAIARSKQADIPFRVLLLHAQEDVVDFYERHGFVASESTEGYPRLMFVDLAEIPDPA
- a CDS encoding ABC transporter ATP-binding protein — protein: MPAIHIEGLQKAYGDVRAVDGLSLEIGEGELFGLLGPNGAGKTTTMEVLTGQLVPDGGTVSVLGVDPAERPTAVRERVGILPEKESPPSFVTPREYFAFVGAIRGLDEERVDERTATWADRLGFAEQLDTLSSDLSRGQQQKVMIVGAFLHEPDLVFIDEPLANLDPIVQERVKRFLREYRAAGNTLVLTTHDVDVAAELCSRVGVVYGGELVADVRPSELADGERLLDVFLDRVDASVEADGPARRVSHD